The following proteins are encoded in a genomic region of Chryseobacterium cucumeris:
- the fbaA gene encoding class II fructose-bisphosphate aldolase, producing MSRIFPAGVATGQLVTDIFQYAKENKFALPAVNVIGSSNINATMETAAKLNAPVIIQFSNGGASFNAGKGLSNDGQKSAILGAIAGAKHIHTLAEAYGATVILHTDHCAKKLLPWIDGLMDANEEFFKQTGKSLYSSHMLDLSEEPLEENLEISAKYFERMAKLQMTLEVEIGVTGGEEDGVDNSDVDNSKLYTQPEDVAYTYEKLKAISDNFTIAAAFGNVHGVYKPGNVVLTPKILDNSQKYVQEKFGTAAKPINFVFHGGSGSTLEEIREAIDYGVIKMNIDTDLQFAYTEGIRDYMVNNIDYLRAQIGNPEGEEKPNKKFYDPRVWVRKGEDTFSARLVKAFEDLNNVDTLK from the coding sequence ATGAGCAGAATTTTTCCGGCAGGAGTTGCCACAGGTCAGTTAGTTACTGATATCTTTCAGTATGCTAAAGAAAACAAATTTGCATTACCTGCAGTAAACGTAATTGGATCAAGCAACATAAACGCTACGATGGAAACTGCAGCGAAATTAAACGCTCCTGTAATTATTCAGTTTTCAAATGGTGGAGCTTCTTTCAATGCAGGGAAAGGATTAAGCAATGACGGACAGAAGTCTGCTATCTTAGGAGCTATCGCTGGAGCAAAACATATTCATACGCTTGCAGAAGCTTACGGAGCAACTGTAATTCTACACACAGACCACTGTGCAAAGAAATTACTTCCCTGGATCGACGGATTGATGGATGCTAACGAAGAATTCTTCAAGCAGACAGGAAAATCCCTTTACTCTTCTCACATGTTAGACCTTTCTGAAGAGCCTTTAGAAGAAAACCTTGAAATTTCTGCTAAATATTTCGAAAGAATGGCTAAGCTACAGATGACTCTTGAAGTAGAAATCGGGGTAACAGGAGGTGAAGAAGATGGTGTTGACAACTCAGATGTTGATAACTCTAAACTATATACTCAGCCTGAAGATGTAGCTTATACATATGAAAAATTAAAAGCTATTTCTGATAACTTCACAATCGCTGCTGCTTTTGGTAACGTACACGGAGTTTACAAGCCGGGTAACGTAGTTCTTACGCCGAAAATCCTTGACAATTCTCAGAAATATGTTCAGGAAAAATTCGGAACAGCTGCCAAGCCTATCAACTTCGTATTCCATGGAGGTTCAGGATCTACTTTAGAGGAGATCAGAGAGGCTATCGACTACGGAGTTATCAAAATGAACATTGATACTGACCTTCAGTTTGCATACACAGAAGGTATCAGAGATTATATGGTAAACAATATTGATTATTTAAGAGCTCAGATCGGAAACCCTGAAGGAGAAGAAAAACCTAACAAAAAATTCTATGACCCAAGAGTTTGGGTAAGAAAAGGTGAGGACACATTCTCTGCAAGATTGGTGAAAGCATTTGAAGATTTAAATAACGTAGATACTTTAAAATAA
- the accD gene encoding acetyl-CoA carboxylase, carboxyltransferase subunit beta, with the protein MAFDWFKRKAKNITTSTDEKKDVPKGLWHQTPSGKVVEHDELKRNNYVSPEDGFHVRIGSAEFFDILFDGGKFTELDANVESIDILNFKDTKPYKDRLKEVKAKTKLTDSIRNAVGTVKGTEMVVSCMDFAFIGGSLGSVMGEKIRRAVDYCIAHKLPYMIICQSGGARMQEATYSLMQLAKVQAKLAQLSEAGLLYIAYLCDPTFGGITASFAMTADIIMAEPGALIGFAGPRVIRETIGRDLPEGFQTSEFLQEKGFVDFIVKRTEIQDTVAKTVNLLAVKA; encoded by the coding sequence ATGGCATTCGACTGGTTTAAAAGAAAAGCAAAAAACATTACCACTTCTACTGATGAGAAAAAAGACGTTCCCAAAGGCCTTTGGCATCAGACTCCATCCGGAAAAGTAGTGGAACATGATGAACTAAAGAGAAATAACTATGTTTCTCCTGAAGACGGATTTCATGTAAGAATAGGAAGTGCAGAATTTTTTGACATCCTTTTTGACGGTGGTAAATTTACCGAACTGGATGCCAATGTTGAAAGTATTGATATCTTAAACTTCAAAGATACAAAGCCTTATAAAGACCGTCTGAAAGAAGTAAAAGCTAAAACAAAGCTTACAGACTCTATCAGAAACGCTGTAGGAACCGTAAAAGGAACTGAAATGGTAGTTTCATGTATGGATTTTGCTTTCATCGGTGGATCTTTGGGTTCTGTAATGGGAGAAAAGATCAGAAGAGCAGTAGATTACTGTATTGCACACAAACTTCCGTATATGATTATCTGTCAGTCCGGAGGAGCAAGAATGCAGGAAGCGACTTACTCTTTGATGCAGCTGGCAAAAGTTCAGGCTAAATTAGCTCAGCTTTCTGAAGCTGGACTTTTATACATCGCTTACCTTTGCGACCCTACATTCGGAGGAATCACTGCTTCTTTCGCAATGACCGCTGATATTATTATGGCAGAACCGGGAGCACTGATTGGTTTCGCAGGACCAAGAGTAATCCGTGAAACGATTGGTAGAGATCTACCGGAAGGATTCCAGACATCAGAATTCTTACAGGAA